A region of the Chryseobacterium cucumeris genome:
CCTGGAGTTTCCCTCTGCAATATTGGAGGGTATAGAAACAGCAGCCCTTCTGATTTGTGATGTCAAGCCATAAATCTCATCCTTAGGAAAAGCTTCTGTAGTTCTGTAGATTTCAGTAACAAAATCAATAGATCTCTGCCAGACTAAAAGTTCTTTAAAATTTGCCATACATAATAATTTTGTAAATATTTAAACATTCACTCACAATCAACTGCTACCGGCTACCTACCATCTACTACCTATTGTTCTATCTCGGTATTTCTATTCCTTCTAAAATCTGACGGATAATTTCATCTGCGGTAAGACCTTCCATTTCTCTTTCCGGAGATACGATGACTCTGTGTCTTAATACGGCGTAGCTTGCTTCTTTAATATCTTCAGGAGTCACAAAGTCTCTACCTCTTAAAGCGGCAAATGACTTTGATGCCGTAAGAAGTGCCAATGAAGCTCGTGGTGAAGCTCCCAGATATAAGAATTGGTTTTCTCTGGTATTGATAATAATTTTAGCAATATATTCCATCAGCTGGCTTTCCACAATAATTTCTTTTACCAGATGCTGGTAGTTTTTCAATTGTTCAGCTGTGATCACGCGGTTGATTCCTTCTGTTTTATCTTCTTTTTTGCTTTCGTGCTGATTTTTAATGATCGCAATTTCCTGCTCAAGATCAGGATATCCTACATTGATTTTGAATAAAAAACGGTCCAGCTGCGCTTCCGGAAGCCTGTACGTTCCTTCATGTTCAATAGGGTTTTGTGTAGCGATCACCAGGAAAGGTTCCTCAAGGGTATATCGTGTACCGTCCATCGTGATCTGCCTTTCTTCCATAACTTCAAATAATGCAGACTGCGTTTTTGCCGGCGATCTG
Encoded here:
- a CDS encoding AAA family ATPase, with the protein product MENFDNPNIENQNAINLNKQEEQFQSRIDMIELRASLEKVKSEIGKVIVGQEKMIEHLLAALLSNGHVLIEGVPGVAKTITAKLLAKTIDVGFSRIQFTPDLMPSDILGTSVFNVKNSEFEFKKGPIFSNFILIDEINRSPAKTQSALFEVMEERQITMDGTRYTLEEPFLVIATQNPIEHEGTYRLPEAQLDRFLFKINVGYPDLEQEIAIIKNQHESKKEDKTEGINRVITAEQLKNYQHLVKEIIVESQLMEYIAKIIINTRENQFLYLGASPRASLALLTASKSFAALRGRDFVTPEDIKEASYAVLRHRVIVSPEREMEGLTADEIIRQILEGIEIPR